One stretch of Streptomyces sp. R21 DNA includes these proteins:
- a CDS encoding ABC transporter permease encodes MNFLATAARYARLTWFLSGVSLHRLTEYRMDFLLGAGGLLLRVVCQVAVIDMVFRQVPVIAGWNYHQVLFLLGFSLLPRGLDRLFTDQLWILARKLVHNGEFFRYLIRPVHPLFSLLSERFLYPDGFGELLTGVALTWYAAAHLALDLSIGQLLLVPVLVLCGTLVLASIKTVFAALAFWTTSSFPALYAANQLGDFSGYPLDLYHPSLRWLLTWLLPYAFTAYVPASYLLFGHTGMLPWLFVVTVALVTLALVVWHRGVDRYEMTGS; translated from the coding sequence ATGAACTTCCTTGCCACCGCGGCCCGTTACGCCAGGCTCACCTGGTTCCTGAGCGGCGTCAGCCTGCACCGGCTGACCGAGTACCGGATGGATTTCCTGCTCGGCGCCGGCGGACTGCTGCTGCGGGTCGTCTGCCAGGTCGCCGTGATCGACATGGTCTTCCGGCAGGTGCCCGTGATCGCGGGCTGGAACTACCACCAGGTGCTCTTCCTGCTCGGATTCTCGCTGCTCCCGCGCGGCCTGGACCGGCTGTTCACCGACCAGTTGTGGATCCTCGCCCGGAAGCTGGTGCACAACGGCGAGTTCTTCCGCTACCTCATCCGGCCGGTCCACCCGCTGTTCTCCCTGCTCTCCGAGCGCTTCCTCTACCCGGACGGCTTCGGCGAACTGCTCACCGGAGTGGCCCTCACCTGGTACGCCGCCGCGCATCTGGCACTGGACCTGAGCATCGGCCAACTCCTGCTCGTCCCCGTGCTGGTCCTGTGCGGCACGCTCGTCCTCGCCTCGATCAAGACCGTCTTCGCCGCGCTGGCCTTCTGGACCACCAGCAGCTTCCCGGCCCTGTACGCGGCCAACCAGCTCGGCGACTTCTCCGGCTACCCCCTCGACCTGTACCACCCGTCCCTGCGGTGGCTGCTGACCTGGCTGCTGCCGTACGCCTTCACGGCCTACGTCCCCGCGTCCTACCTGCTCTTCGGACACACCGGCATGCTCCCGTGGCTGTTCGTGGTGACCGTCGCCCTGGTGACGCTGGCCCTCGTCGTCTGGCACCGGGGCGTCGACCGCTATGAAATGACCGGGAGCTGA
- a CDS encoding phosphotransferase: MDTLLLGSPPSATAAFLREAPWMDETGRRTGRFELLDEAALGSVRLLIVASAEDTSVRWFVPVPDADPGRGADGSSAYDQLIVEALREGLRLPTRRGHLIEFRGDPAEYRGPLPFDPGWCSNSLSLLDLGGTPHAHKTYRRIGVGTREPELLRLMADGGRTQQPVGDYTYVDTTTGQREPLGVLYRYADGEGLNVPLRAGIRALWPLLHAGADPEAAVKESQRELTAPLRETGRFLHGFHQDLAERLGPHPEFPAEGFLAEAAERIAQLRPLILADSRFPTPVRQAALAGIERERALIAALPPRPWPTGPCHGDLHLSHLLRHERADGAWELCVIDLSTPLADPADPATAQSPWQDLAALRRGLEIFTADEFSDQAAEHLGMDPDDTCRTALLLAAGAAPDTPGWTPGRLAELNRLRAAAGLWAARVGELLVDADQLLSDHPAWRLFRLRRLVHELDYAYAHDRAYHAAINLRHAVEAGGASATR, from the coding sequence TTGGACACCCTGCTGCTCGGCAGCCCGCCGTCCGCCACGGCCGCCTTCCTGCGCGAGGCCCCCTGGATGGACGAGACCGGCCGCCGCACCGGACGCTTCGAACTTCTCGACGAGGCCGCTCTCGGTTCCGTCCGGCTGCTGATCGTCGCCTCGGCCGAGGACACCTCCGTACGCTGGTTCGTGCCGGTACCGGACGCCGACCCGGGCCGGGGCGCCGACGGCAGCTCCGCGTACGACCAGCTGATCGTCGAGGCCCTGCGCGAGGGACTGCGCCTACCCACCCGGCGCGGCCACCTCATCGAGTTCCGCGGCGATCCCGCCGAGTACCGGGGCCCGCTGCCCTTCGACCCCGGCTGGTGCTCCAACTCCCTGTCCCTGCTGGACCTCGGGGGCACCCCGCACGCACACAAGACCTACCGGCGGATCGGCGTCGGCACCCGCGAACCCGAACTGCTGCGGCTGATGGCGGACGGCGGCCGGACCCAGCAGCCGGTCGGCGACTACACCTACGTGGACACCACCACCGGACAGCGCGAACCGCTCGGCGTCCTCTACCGCTACGCCGACGGCGAGGGCCTCAACGTCCCGCTGCGCGCGGGCATCCGGGCCCTGTGGCCGCTGCTGCACGCGGGCGCCGACCCCGAGGCCGCCGTCAAGGAATCCCAGCGCGAGCTGACCGCACCCCTGCGCGAGACCGGCCGCTTCCTGCACGGCTTCCACCAGGACCTGGCCGAACGGCTCGGCCCGCACCCGGAGTTCCCCGCCGAGGGCTTCCTCGCCGAGGCCGCCGAACGCATCGCGCAGCTGCGTCCGCTCATCCTCGCCGACTCCCGCTTCCCCACCCCCGTACGGCAGGCCGCGCTCGCCGGGATCGAACGCGAACGGGCACTGATCGCCGCACTGCCGCCCCGCCCCTGGCCCACCGGACCCTGCCACGGGGACCTGCACCTCTCCCATCTGCTGCGTCATGAACGGGCCGACGGCGCCTGGGAGTTGTGCGTCATCGACCTGTCCACTCCGCTCGCGGACCCGGCCGACCCGGCCACCGCCCAGTCCCCCTGGCAGGACCTGGCCGCGCTCCGCCGCGGTCTGGAGATCTTCACCGCCGACGAGTTCTCCGACCAGGCCGCGGAGCACCTGGGCATGGATCCCGACGACACCTGCAGGACGGCGCTCCTGCTGGCCGCGGGCGCGGCGCCCGACACCCCCGGCTGGACGCCCGGGCGCCTCGCCGAGCTGAACCGGCTGCGCGCCGCCGCCGGCCTGTGGGCGGCCCGCGTCGGCGAACTGCTCGTGGACGCGGACCAGTTGCTGTCCGATCACCCCGCCTGGCGGCTCTTCCGGCTGCGCCGGCTCGTCCACGAACTCGACTACGCGTACGCCCACGACCGCGCCTATCACGCGGCGATCAACCTGCGGCACGCCGTGGAGGCCGGCGGCGCCTCGGCCACCCGGTGA
- a CDS encoding sugar phosphate nucleotidyltransferase has product MADGVRAVLLAGGEGRRMGRLGHGRLKPLVPFGGSCRLIDFSLANAAASGLGEVLLLSQYEERQLMDDLHETWWRRDFRVHFGPYDRGYREGAGHRPVRADGPPERGTADALIRKAPYVFGVGASEVLVLHADHVYRFDYGPLIERHRRSGAALTLAYQRIERRYVHLFGMVEFDPAGQLTGFVEKPAEPTSDLVFAAFCVFDAATLHRYLEKLDGTDWQHDISRDVIPAMLAGGERILGHEVPGHWEDIGTVDRYHRAHLALVDDNPSLTLPQLPRTVRPDVPRRLVTAAPGITHSVVPADLHNEGRIERSVAFPGVRIGAGARVRRSVLLPGASVPAGAEIDGAIVLEDGFVQQPESSYAQGGPSA; this is encoded by the coding sequence ATGGCTGACGGAGTGCGCGCCGTACTGCTGGCCGGTGGTGAGGGCCGCCGCATGGGCAGGCTCGGCCACGGCAGACTCAAGCCGCTGGTGCCGTTCGGCGGCAGCTGCCGGCTGATCGACTTCTCGCTCGCCAACGCCGCCGCCTCCGGCCTGGGCGAGGTGCTGCTGCTCTCCCAGTACGAGGAACGGCAGTTGATGGACGACCTCCACGAGACCTGGTGGCGGCGGGACTTCCGGGTGCACTTCGGCCCGTACGACCGTGGATACCGCGAGGGCGCCGGACACCGGCCGGTACGTGCGGACGGCCCGCCCGAACGGGGCACCGCCGACGCCCTGATCCGCAAGGCCCCGTACGTCTTCGGCGTGGGCGCCTCCGAGGTGCTGGTGCTGCACGCCGACCACGTCTACCGCTTCGACTACGGCCCGCTGATCGAGCGGCACCGCCGCTCCGGCGCCGCGCTCACCCTCGCCTACCAGCGGATCGAGCGACGCTACGTCCACCTGTTCGGCATGGTCGAGTTCGACCCCGCAGGACAGCTCACCGGGTTCGTGGAGAAGCCCGCCGAGCCGACCAGCGACCTGGTCTTCGCCGCGTTCTGCGTCTTCGACGCGGCGACCCTCCACCGCTACCTGGAGAAGCTGGACGGCACCGACTGGCAGCACGACATCAGCCGGGACGTCATCCCCGCCATGCTGGCCGGCGGGGAGCGCATCCTCGGCCACGAGGTCCCCGGCCACTGGGAGGACATCGGGACCGTCGACCGTTACCACCGGGCGCACCTGGCCCTGGTGGACGACAACCCGTCCCTGACGCTCCCTCAACTTCCGCGCACGGTAAGGCCCGATGTGCCCCGTCGGCTGGTCACCGCCGCCCCCGGCATCACACACAGCGTCGTCCCCGCCGATCTGCACAACGAAGGCCGGATCGAGCGGAGCGTCGCCTTCCCCGGCGTACGGATCGGTGCCGGAGCGCGCGTGCGCCGCAGCGTCCTGCTGCCCGGCGCGAGCGTCCCCGCGGGCGCCGAGATCGACGGGGCGATCGTCCTGGAGGACGGATTCGTGCAGCAGCCGGAGTCCTCGTACGCTCAAGGAGGGCCCAGTGCCTGA
- a CDS encoding ATP-binding cassette domain-containing protein, with amino-acid sequence MIVAENLIKEFKVYERGPGLLGSLRTLFNREYRVVRAVSGVSFEIPAGTKAAYIGANGAGKSTTVKLLTGIMSPTSGRCLVNGLEPYRERRRNAANIGVVFGQRSQLWWDLPVPDSFRILRRIHDIPDAVYRRNMALYRDLLDLDALGNTPVRQLSLGQRMRAEVAASLLHDPAVVFLDEPTVGLDLVLKEAVRGLVNHVNAELGTTVLLTSHDIGDITAICDQVLVVNRGEVVHQSTMHELLRTADTRAVVFEYQDGPPVEQAIALVEARLDGASATLVEGGRIKVEYPVRRWSARQVMSLLLDHFDLVDCVAPEPDLEMVLRRIYTAATPTARTEPESQESAV; translated from the coding sequence GTGATCGTCGCCGAGAACCTGATCAAGGAGTTCAAGGTCTACGAGCGCGGGCCCGGCCTGCTCGGCAGCCTGCGCACGCTGTTCAACCGGGAGTACCGCGTGGTGCGTGCGGTGTCCGGGGTCTCCTTCGAGATCCCGGCGGGCACGAAGGCCGCCTACATCGGCGCGAACGGCGCCGGGAAGTCCACCACCGTCAAGCTGCTCACCGGCATCATGAGCCCGACCTCCGGGCGCTGTCTGGTCAACGGCCTGGAGCCGTACCGGGAGCGGCGGCGCAACGCCGCCAACATCGGTGTCGTCTTCGGCCAGCGCAGCCAGCTGTGGTGGGACCTGCCGGTGCCGGACTCCTTCCGCATCCTGCGCCGTATCCACGACATCCCCGACGCGGTCTACCGCCGCAACATGGCGCTCTACCGCGACCTGCTCGACCTCGACGCCCTCGGAAACACCCCCGTACGGCAGTTGAGCCTCGGCCAGCGGATGCGCGCCGAGGTCGCCGCGAGCCTGCTGCACGACCCGGCGGTGGTGTTCCTGGACGAGCCCACCGTCGGCCTGGACCTGGTACTGAAGGAGGCCGTCCGGGGGCTCGTCAACCACGTCAACGCCGAGCTCGGCACGACCGTGCTGCTCACCAGCCATGACATCGGCGACATCACCGCCATCTGCGACCAGGTGCTGGTGGTCAACCGCGGTGAGGTGGTGCACCAGAGCACCATGCACGAGCTGCTGCGCACCGCCGACACCCGGGCCGTGGTCTTCGAGTACCAGGACGGGCCACCTGTCGAACAGGCGATCGCCTTGGTGGAAGCGCGACTTGACGGAGCGTCAGCGACCCTGGTCGAAGGCGGCCGGATCAAGGTCGAGTACCCGGTGCGCCGTTGGTCCGCCCGACAGGTGATGAGCCTGCTGCTCGACCACTTCGACCTCGTCGACTGCGTCGCCCCGGAGCCGGACCTCGAGATGGTGCTCCGCCGGATCTACACCGCCGCGACCCCCACGGCACGCACCGAGCCCGAGAGCCAGGAGTCCGCCGTATGA
- a CDS encoding ABC transporter permease: MTGAATLRRYTPFAASSLQSLLQSRSTFLINAVTATTAVGVQVFLWRAVYAGRAGGLPGGYDLPGLTTYVLLAQVLGLLQASRVDEEVAGEVQRGDIAVSLLRPVSYPLARFAAGLPVSLCNAGLVAVPVVLLYALLLPLTAPSWTGCVLFVLSAGLSLVIGFGVNLLVGLAGFVTTNIWGVRIVKDSVVAFFAGQVVPLALMPGPLAAVAHVLPFQGMVDGPLRLLLGRYDGAAGAAGILAVQALWAAVLTGLAALAWRGAVRRVEVLGG; this comes from the coding sequence ATGACGGGCGCTGCCACTCTGCGCCGCTACACCCCGTTCGCGGCCTCCAGCCTGCAGAGCCTGCTCCAGTCCCGGTCGACGTTCCTGATCAACGCCGTCACCGCGACGACCGCGGTGGGGGTGCAGGTGTTCCTCTGGCGCGCCGTGTACGCGGGCCGTGCGGGCGGCTTGCCCGGCGGCTACGACCTGCCCGGGCTGACCACGTACGTCCTGCTCGCCCAGGTCCTCGGTCTGCTGCAGGCCAGCCGGGTGGACGAGGAGGTGGCCGGGGAGGTGCAGCGCGGGGACATCGCCGTCTCGCTGCTGCGGCCGGTCAGCTATCCGCTCGCCCGGTTCGCCGCGGGTCTGCCGGTCTCGCTCTGCAACGCCGGACTGGTCGCCGTACCGGTGGTGCTCCTATACGCGCTGCTGCTGCCGCTGACCGCACCTTCCTGGACGGGCTGCGTCCTGTTCGTGCTGTCGGCCGGGCTGTCGCTGGTGATCGGCTTCGGCGTGAACCTGCTGGTCGGCCTGGCGGGCTTCGTGACGACCAACATCTGGGGTGTCCGGATCGTCAAGGACAGCGTCGTCGCGTTCTTCGCCGGGCAGGTCGTCCCGCTCGCCCTGATGCCGGGCCCGCTGGCCGCCGTCGCCCACGTCCTGCCCTTCCAGGGCATGGTCGACGGCCCGTTGCGGCTGCTGCTCGGCCGGTACGACGGAGCGGCCGGCGCCGCCGGAATCCTGGCCGTGCAGGCCCTGTGGGCCGCAGTCCTGACCGGGCTCGCCGCGCTCGCCTGGCGTGGTGCCGTCCGACGGGTGGAGGTGCTCGGCGGATGA
- a CDS encoding glycosyltransferase — protein MHIIETYFECGGFDHRFLQGGISVYLWNLSKSLVEQGHRVSVVTPAHGRLDDLRRSYDVETLDYQDTYELPLVLDPRIWGERFPAEVRIPLTTTAHRLRLDGIDLYFLSNELLDELPDRFYPPYGSKGEDLVFFKPLAAQVDSIRFVRHRFGDEKALVHAHEPYYHYLLPAAFRNDPAKLVVATVQSNMPITKMVYRPKIERLLDFLDAGITLPPEHTGPPLTAHEAVMSGYQQRTHLHYEYGPQHIGVYDLVAEHADLVDFLSPGHLEFYTDFADTPFEQLFTRLPVHDTVRRNAHKSFVGGCAVGDTWTTGEPPAVDRATVLSGLGLDPALPTFFHNARYAVNHKGQTELFRAVDRVLTEGLAANFVLRCISDGGIDDPYVQGVVDRHKGRVHLEWERVEEKCIVEYAASADFCLFPSKFEMDTFLIAQGEAMAVGAVPIATAQLGMAHFGHVADPLSGPGAEQATGFAVNRSFTEDDPLLVDALARRIREAAALLREQPEQYRRLRANARSNARQFTWERAARLHLDAFTALWEGRRPELGIDAMLRHGWFDLLPDEAYATHREQIAEAAARLGDATTYRRCREPDGPAARALFEAAWARADFARCAQTADSDPALRARLDGRCTVEEDRIVYRLPHAERVELVRLAPEGSGRRDVTVRRLERDGAVFTGELPPGEEELHLLLTLASGRCAWDVVRHG, from the coding sequence TTGCACATCATCGAGACCTACTTCGAATGCGGCGGCTTCGACCACCGCTTCCTCCAGGGCGGCATCTCCGTCTACCTGTGGAACCTCTCCAAGTCCCTTGTGGAGCAGGGGCATCGCGTCTCCGTCGTCACCCCCGCGCACGGCCGGCTCGACGACCTGCGACGCTCCTACGACGTCGAGACACTCGACTACCAGGACACCTACGAGCTGCCCCTCGTCCTCGACCCGCGGATCTGGGGCGAGCGCTTCCCGGCCGAGGTCCGCATCCCGCTGACCACCACCGCCCACCGGCTGCGGCTGGACGGCATCGACCTCTACTTCCTCTCCAACGAACTGCTCGACGAACTCCCGGACCGCTTCTATCCGCCGTACGGCAGCAAGGGCGAGGACCTGGTCTTCTTCAAGCCGCTGGCCGCCCAGGTCGACAGCATCCGCTTCGTCCGCCACCGCTTCGGCGACGAAAAGGCCCTGGTGCACGCCCATGAGCCGTACTACCACTACCTGCTCCCCGCGGCCTTCCGGAACGACCCGGCCAAGCTGGTGGTCGCCACCGTGCAGAGCAACATGCCGATCACCAAGATGGTCTACCGCCCCAAGATCGAACGGCTGCTGGACTTCCTCGACGCCGGGATCACCCTGCCCCCCGAGCACACCGGCCCGCCGCTCACCGCGCACGAGGCGGTGATGAGCGGCTACCAGCAACGCACCCACCTGCACTACGAGTACGGCCCCCAGCACATCGGCGTCTACGACCTGGTGGCCGAACACGCCGACCTGGTCGACTTCCTCTCGCCCGGCCATCTGGAGTTCTACACCGACTTCGCGGACACCCCGTTCGAGCAGCTCTTCACCCGGCTGCCCGTCCACGACACGGTGCGCCGCAACGCCCACAAGAGCTTCGTGGGCGGCTGCGCCGTCGGCGACACCTGGACCACCGGCGAGCCGCCCGCCGTCGACCGGGCCACCGTACTGAGCGGCCTCGGTCTGGACCCCGCACTGCCGACCTTCTTCCACAACGCCCGCTACGCCGTGAACCACAAGGGCCAGACCGAACTCTTCCGCGCCGTCGACCGGGTCCTCACCGAAGGTCTCGCCGCCAACTTCGTGCTGCGCTGCATCAGCGACGGCGGGATCGACGACCCGTACGTCCAGGGTGTCGTCGACCGGCACAAGGGACGCGTCCACCTGGAGTGGGAGCGCGTCGAGGAGAAGTGCATCGTCGAGTACGCGGCCTCGGCGGACTTCTGCCTCTTCCCGTCCAAGTTCGAGATGGACACCTTCCTGATCGCCCAGGGCGAGGCGATGGCCGTGGGCGCCGTGCCGATCGCCACCGCCCAGCTCGGCATGGCGCACTTCGGGCACGTCGCCGACCCGCTGAGCGGCCCAGGCGCCGAGCAGGCCACCGGATTCGCGGTCAACCGCTCCTTCACGGAGGACGACCCCCTGCTGGTCGACGCCCTCGCCCGCCGTATCCGCGAAGCCGCCGCCCTGCTGCGCGAACAACCCGAGCAGTACCGCCGACTGCGCGCCAACGCCCGTAGCAACGCACGGCAGTTCACCTGGGAACGGGCCGCACGGCTGCATCTCGACGCCTTCACCGCGCTCTGGGAGGGGCGGCGGCCCGAGCTCGGCATCGACGCGATGCTCCGGCACGGCTGGTTCGACCTGCTGCCCGACGAGGCGTACGCGACCCACCGCGAGCAGATCGCCGAGGCCGCTGCCCGGCTCGGCGACGCCACCACCTACCGGCGGTGCCGCGAGCCGGACGGACCCGCCGCCCGCGCCCTCTTCGAAGCCGCCTGGGCCCGCGCCGACTTCGCCCGCTGCGCACAGACCGCCGACAGCGACCCGGCCCTGCGCGCCCGACTCGACGGCCGCTGCACGGTCGAGGAGGACCGGATCGTGTACCGACTGCCCCATGCCGAACGCGTGGAACTCGTCCGGCTCGCCCCGGAGGGCTCCGGACGGCGCGACGTGACCGTACGCCGCCTCGAACGGGACGGAGCCGTGTTCACCGGTGAACTCCCGCCGGGGGAAGAGGAGTTGCACCTGCTGCTGACCCTGGCCTCCGGCCGCTGTGCCTGGGACGTGGTGCGTCATGGCTGA